The sequence below is a genomic window from Amycolatopsis sulphurea.
CTGCAGCGTCGGTTGCTGCGGTGGGCACGGTGGGGGTACTCGTCGGGGAGCCGGTTGCAGGGGCGGCGGTCGCGGTGCGAGCGGCCGGGGTGTGAGCTGCGGTGCCGGTTGCTGCGGTGGAGACGGTGTGGGTTGGCGCTGGGTCGTCGGTCGCGGTCGCCGCAGTGTCGGCGGTCGCGGTGTAGGTGGCCGGGGTGTCGGGGGTCCCAGTGTCGGCTGTTGCAGTTTCGGTGGCCGCGGCGCTGGTGGCGGTCACGGTGTCGGTGTCCGTCGTGATCCCGGTGGCGGCCGTGAAGGTTCGCCCGCCGGTGAAGCCGAACGAGGCGAGGTCTTTCGGGATGCCCCAGAGTGCGCGCCCGCCGTCCCGTGATATCTCGCTGTCGACCCAGATCTGCGTGATCGACGCGGCGAGTCCGCGGCCGTGTACCGCGACTGCGCAGAGCAGTTCGTGGTAACTCAGCTGCCCTGGCGGCCGGTAGTCGATCCAGGCGGTGAACACGGACGCATGCCCGGCGATGAGGATCGGTTCCGCGCCCGCGGGCAGGCCGGGCACGTCGTCGACCGGCAGTCGCCACATCGACAAACAGGCGTCGCCGGTGAGTCGCCACGGCTCCGGTGGGTAGCCGCTCACGCTTCCCGCCTCGGGTACGGCGGTCACCGCGGTCCGTACGGTGGCCTGTGCCATTTGCCCGGCTCGCGGGAACACTTCTCCGGGCCGGAGTGCTTCGCCGCGCGGGAGGACGTGTGCGCGAACCTGGCGTGGAGGACGTTGTCCGAGCTGAGGACCTGATCGCTGCGCATCCAGTCGCGCGCGATGCCTGGTCCGGCGAGTCGTGGCAGGGGCAGGTCTTCGGGGCCGAGGTCACGACGGGTGACGGGGGAGCCAGGCCAGGAATCCATTGTGGCGCAATGACATTCTCGGGGGGC
It includes:
- a CDS encoding acetoacetate decarboxylase family protein, with translation MSGYPPEPWRLTGDACLSMWRLPVDDVPGLPAGAEPILIAGHASVFTAWIDYRPPGQLSYHELLCAVAVHGRGLAASITQIWVDSEISRDGGRALWGIPKDLASFGFTGGRTFTAATGITTDTDTVTATSAAATETATADTGTPDTPATYTATADTAATATDDPAPTHTVSTAATGTAAHTPAARTATAAPATGSPTSTPTVPTAATDAAATDTAATNTATTGTAAAEGTTADTTATGKGTTHPPTTGTDTTRTTTAHPDTTHTTATHPDTTHTTATHPDTTHTTATHPEPTQPDPTHPAPTGIWIATAAFTPRAGLPFPLPARFEIAQTLGGRLTRTPVRWRARPSLAAADWAVNPAGPLGHLAGKRPVVSAVLRGFTLEFGPREASTSRSE